GCAATCTGGCAGGTTCCGGCAGCAGCATGACCACCGCCGCCATGCTGCAGGCACAACGAACCAATGTCGACCGGATTGGTGCGATTCAGAATCGACTTTCCGATGGCCACAACCGTCGTTTCCGGCACACGGCTTCTCAGCAGATGAATCGACACATTGCATTCCGGAAACAGTGCGTAAACCAGAAAGCGGTTCCCCGAATAGATTGTTTCTTCGTTGCGGAAGTCGAGCACAACGGCGTTGCCGTAGACTCCGGAACAGCGTGAAATCTGGTCCAGAAAATCCTTGCGCTGTGAGTTGTACAAATCTACTCGCTCACGCACGTCCGGAAGCGCCATGATTTCTTTGATCGTATGAGTGCGGCAGAAATCGACGAGTGCCATCATGAGTTGGTAATTCGAAATGCGAAACTCCCGGAATCGCCCTAGTCCGGTCCGCGGGTCCATAATGAAATTCAGCAGCGCCCAGTCTTTGGGGGCCATGATTTCTTCGCGGGTAAAGCGAGCAGAGTCCGCCTTGTCGACGGCCTCCATCATTTCTGTGCTGACGTTATGGAAACGTGCCGCCCCACCAAAGTAGTTGTACACGACTCGAGCGGCCGAATCGGCATCCGGATCCAGTATGTAGTTTGTTCGGACCACGCTGCCATTACGAACTGCTTCGCTGCAGTGATGATCGAAGCAAAGATGGCAGTTGGGGGCGTACGGCAGGTTCGTGATGATGTCGCGAGACGTTACTTCGATCAGTCCGTCCTGCATATCTTTTGGATGCACAAACAGAATGTCGTCCAGCATCTGAAGTTCGCGAAGCAAGGCGGCACAAACGAGGCCATCGAAGTCACTGCGAGTGATCAGGCGGTATCGAAACGCATCTGTGGACATAGTCGGCTTTCGGTGTGTGAATCGCTGGTGTGAAGTTGGCAAGCGCAGACGCTACGGCTTTTGAAGGCTACACCAAAAAAGCGGGTGAGTTTGCCAAAGTGATGAGGATGACGTGAAATCGCATCATCACCGTAGGGCCTTATGGCAACTTTACCGGCACTACCGATTGTCAGGCTCGTGCCACCGTGAAGGCGTCGTCACGCAACATGTTCCCGGCTGAACGACGCCAATCAGTTCCAAACACTAAACGCCTGAATGAGGCGCGAGCGTCCCGGAGTGCTGCGTCTTGCCGCCGGCAAACGTGACCTGAACCAAGTGTCCTTCAGCGGCGCCCCACCGGCTTTCTGAGTGTACCTCTTCAATGCACAAAGGTTTCCTTGCACAGAGAGCATGGATCGATGAGCGGCCCGGACGGATGGCGACGTTGTCAGTTCGCCTCATCTTTCGCAGCTACGATTCTGCGGCGTTGAAAATCGTTCGTCTTGGCGCATTCGACCCAGACGGTACGACCGGGGCGTGAGTCGTGGCGACGCTGTTGGTCGGGAAATGCTGTAATTTCTGTGCCAACGCCCGTGTTTTCTGTAAAAACATCCCGTCGAATTCGCCGCCCGGCAGCATGTTAAGACAGGTAAAGTCTTTCGTTACTGCGGTTTGTGGCGATTTTTCTCAACAGCGAAACCTTGAGGAAACAACTGTTTGACCATTGCCAAAACGGACCATATAGTCGACGTGTGTCCCGCGCCCTGCCGCCGTTGGTTGTAAAGTGCGAGCCACAATTTCGGTTCATCGGCAAATGAGATCGATCAGTCGTGCTGCCCCTTGGCAACCTGGTCGGAGGAAGAAGGGTCTCTTCCGTGACTTTGCTTGAACAATCTGACAACAATTGTTGAAGGTTGGCAACAAACCGGAACAGCAGAACGCGGCCCAACCGCAATCTGACCATTGCTCAACGATGTCGTTGCGGCAATAAGAGTACAAGGGAACGTCTCAGCAACAAGCTGTGGTGTTCACGGACGAATTCGGAATTGCATGATGCAGACTCCTCACAGTGCAGGCTGGCGACAGTCGATTTCTGACCGCACGCTGCTGGTCAGAATCGATGTGAGGGGGAAATTAACATGCAGCGCACCCGTCGAACATTGTTGCAGGCCGTTCTTTCCGTTGCCGTAGTGCTGGCGTGGACCGGTGTTCCGTTTCACACAACTTCTGCACAGGCCGAAGGACTTGCCAACCCAGGCGATCTGGTCAACGCCATTCTTGGTGGCGGAACTGATGAGCCGCAGGAATTCGCAGCCGTCCTGAAACCCGTGAAGGCCGGAACCTGGACTCAGGCCGATGCACTGCGAGTCGGCGAAGCCTACGAACAGACTCGACAATGGGTCAACGCCATCAAGCTGTACGAAGCGGCCATGGAGTATGCTGAAAAGCAGAAGATGCCCGTCGACGGCGGCCTGGAATACGCACTGCGACGCACGCGTGTTCAGTTTGGCATCGATCGACGCTACGCCGATAGCAGTTTTGAAAACGACATGCTGGCAATGGGCCGAGCCGAAGCTCTGGACCTGCTGGAAGACGTGATGACTCGAGTGCAGCTCGAATACGTTGACGTAGTTTCGTCCACGAAGCTTGTGTCTCACGGTACCGAAAGCCTTTACATGGCTTTGGGCAACGATCGGTTTCTAAGCAAGCATACATCTGCCAATGGCAACCAAACGGCAGCGGCCAAGCGAGTCCGCGAGCGGCTGATTCGCGACTTCTGGAACCGTCCGGTTCGAAGTCGCCTGGAAGCTCGTATGCTCGTGACCGAAGTCTGCGATATCGCTCAACGAGAAATGGGCCTCAGCAGCGCACCTGTGGTATTGGAATATCTATTCGGTGCCTGCAACGCTCTGGACGACTACAGCAACTTTCTGACGCCCGACCGCTACAACGATTTGTTCGGCAGCATTCAGGGCGAATTTGTCGGCATCGGCATCGAAATGGAAGGCGAAAAAGGGAAAGGAATGCATCTGGTCAACGTGCTGCTGGACAGCCCGGCAGAAGACGGTGGCCTGCGTCCTGGCGATTACATTGTCGAAATTGATGGCCGTGACTGCCGCCAACTCAGCACGGACGAAGCCGCTCAACTGCTGCGAGGTGTTCGCGGTAGTCGCGTTCATCTGCGGTTCGAATCTCCGGAAGGAAAACAGGCTGCGGCCACGCTGACACGCCGTCCCGTGCATGTGAAGAGTGTCACACGAGCTTTGATTCTGGATTCGGAAAACGGCATCGGCTACATCCGCATGACTGGCTTTCAGAATTCTACCGCCGACGAAATGGAC
This DNA window, taken from Fuerstiella marisgermanici, encodes the following:
- a CDS encoding exopolyphosphatase is translated as MSTDAFRYRLITRSDFDGLVCAALLRELQMLDDILFVHPKDMQDGLIEVTSRDIITNLPYAPNCHLCFDHHCSEAVRNGSVVRTNYILDPDADSAARVVYNYFGGAARFHNVSTEMMEAVDKADSARFTREEIMAPKDWALLNFIMDPRTGLGRFREFRISNYQLMMALVDFCRTHTIKEIMALPDVRERVDLYNSQRKDFLDQISRCSGVYGNAVVLDFRNEETIYSGNRFLVYALFPECNVSIHLLRSRVPETTVVAIGKSILNRTNPVDIGSLCLQHGGGGHAAAGTCQIAADEADELLPSIVRVVDASIEPIESAAEANV
- a CDS encoding S41 family peptidase, with the translated sequence MQRTRRTLLQAVLSVAVVLAWTGVPFHTTSAQAEGLANPGDLVNAILGGGTDEPQEFAAVLKPVKAGTWTQADALRVGEAYEQTRQWVNAIKLYEAAMEYAEKQKMPVDGGLEYALRRTRVQFGIDRRYADSSFENDMLAMGRAEALDLLEDVMTRVQLEYVDVVSSTKLVSHGTESLYMALGNDRFLSKHTSANGNQTAAAKRVRERLIRDFWNRPVRSRLEARMLVTEVCDIAQREMGLSSAPVVLEYLFGACNALDDYSNFLTPDRYNDLFGSIQGEFVGIGIEMEGEKGKGMHLVNVLLDSPAEDGGLRPGDYIVEIDGRDCRQLSTDEAAQLLRGVRGSRVHLRFESPEGKQAAATLTRRPVHVKSVTRALILDSENGIGYIRMTGFQNSTADEMDVALRDLEAQGMRSLIWDLRGNPGGLLDTAASVIDRFIDNGVLVSTEGRSADQDQTFRANNFNTRNLPLVLLVDENSASASEIVAGAINDHKRGQIVGRKTYGKWSVQSIVHLPGGTGLKLTTAKFYSPGHHNYAGKGLAPHIDVPLPENVHRTLFRGRTSDEISIDPDVARALEILDRRYTKN